A single Vigna radiata var. radiata cultivar VC1973A chromosome 8, Vradiata_ver6, whole genome shotgun sequence DNA region contains:
- the LOC106771160 gene encoding 60S ribosomal protein L36-3, with translation MAPKPPSTGLFVGLNKGHVVTKKELPPRPSDRKGKTSKRVHFVRNLIREVAGFAPYEKRITELLKVGKDKRALKVAKRKLGTHKRAKKKREEMSNVLRKMRAGGAGDKKK, from the exons ATGGCTCCCAAACCGCCTAGTACGGGCCTTTTTGTTGGACTGAACAAGGGTCACGTCGTCACCAAGAAGGAATTGCCTCCACGCCCCTCAGATCGCAAGGGG AAAACAAGCAAAAGGGTGCACTTTGTGAGGAATCTCataagagaggttgctggttttGCACCGTATGAGAAGCGTATAACTGAGTTGCTTAAGGTTGGGAAGGATAAGAGGGCACTCAAGGTTGCCAAGAGAAAGCTTGGAACTCACAAACGTGCCAAGAAGAAGCGTGAGGAGATGTCCAACGTTCTCCGTAAAATGAG GGCTGGTGGAGCTGGAGACaagaagaaataa